Genomic window (Rosa chinensis cultivar Old Blush chromosome 6, RchiOBHm-V2, whole genome shotgun sequence):
TGAGGCTCAATTTGTTCCTTTGATTTCAAgaataaaaacttaaaattaaaAAGTTTGTTTTGTCGCAGAGGGCAAAGTGGCAAACGCAGTATCGATCGTACGGACAGAGAGAGATATTGACATTGACAGTGGCCCATACCTCATATATGTAGGTGATATTGGGGTCCTCCGATGGTCTTTCTGTAAATATGAGGCCATTATGGAATAAATGTCTGAGGTATGAGCTTAAGAACAGACATGCGTTCCTCATTTTAAAATAAGGGAGAAAGGgtgaggatcctctcctgagcaaaGTTTTGACCTGAGCTTCCTGACCTTTTAATCAGATGAAGACACGTGTTATTGATTAATCCAAAGGTCTACAATTACTCTGCCACTCCTACCACTCCTCACGTGTCCTTTTCCTCTGcaactttcttttccttccctTCCTCTCTcctgttcttcttttccttctgttcTTTGCTCTCACAAACCAAAATTGCATGGAAGAAATTCGATCCCACTATTTGTAACATCGAATTGCAAAAGGTTTATTATGACTTCACTTGACAAATAAAGGGGATAGGACGAAAATTTGAGatcattcaattttctttgtttcgAGGAAAATAATATGGGATTCCTTTTTCAATAAAGCTTTAATCATCTGTGGTTTAGATGTTTTCAGTTGCTAATTTGAGATTTCAACTtcacccagaaaaaaaaaaaaaaaaatcaaagagttCATTGGGAAAATGAATTTTAGCAATTGCTCTACACGATAACATTTTATATATCTCAACCTGAAGATGCATCAGCCAATTACTAACGACCGGACTCACTGGAGTAGGTATCGAGCTTTCTTCTCAGGATTTGGTGATGTCGTGATGGTCGTTGTGTCTTGCTCTGCGATGATTTTGACCCAATTTTATTTGCTAGAAGATCTTCTTTGAAGCTTCTCTCACCAGGTAAGATTTTCAGTCTAAGATTCAAGATCCTTCAATTTGTTTGATTATTTTTGGTTGattttatccttttttttttgggcttgtTCTTCATCCCTCGAATTTGGGGTCAGCATTTTGGATTGATTGAGTGCTTGTCTAGGTCAATCGCTGATGACTTTCATGGAATTGGAAGAGGGTGCCATTCAAGGGAGTGCATCCCTTACCCGTGTAGATGGTGGTGAGAGGAAAGAAcataagggcatctccaacagactagttatttcaacaaaaagttaaaaatttggCTAATTTAAGATAGTTTAGCACTCCAGCATAATAGTTATATGAAAGTCAAATTTGGCTTTTGCTAAAatctctagctaaatttagctagggaggagagagaaaataacaaaaagctaaacactccacgttctatttttttagtttagctaACACTGCTGGAGGAAAAGCTGGAAATTTACtacctaaatttaacttttagatgATTTAGCTAAAAAAATAGCTTTTACTATTGGAGATGctcaaaggaaaagaagaacaggAGATAGGAagggaaggaaaagaaagttgCGGAGGAAAAGGACACGTGAGGAGTGGTAGGAGTGGCAGAGTAATTGTAGATCATTGgattaaataatatataacacgTGTCTTCATCTTATTATAAGGTCAGGAAGCTCAAGTGAAAACtttgctcaggagaggatcctctccctttCTCCCTTATATTGGCCTCATATTTACAGAAAGGCCATCGGAGGACCCCAATATCACCTACatatgaagaaatgaagaaatttttgttgagtaaactgttattctgattttcttttaAGCTTATTTATATGTTGAGTTTGACTTCGAACCTGGCACTCTTATAGCTGGTGTCTCAAATACTTATCGATCTCTAAAAATAACCATTTAAATATACGAGCATATATCTGGAGCTAGATTGAGTCCGAGAAAAAGGAATTAGAAACATGCAAATCTTAATTATCTTAGCGTAGATATCAAGTTATGAAGCTTTATAAGAATCGCGGAACGATTGATGAATCAAGGGAGAACGAAAAAGAGTACTATAGAACTTTAGGAAAATCAATAGTCGTATATATTCCATAATGTCAATTCAAAAATGACTATATTAGTGGCTATCGGTTCCATGTGATATGAGTGACATGACCAATTAAATTAAACAAATTAATTAGACTACTGAATAACGATGCAATTAATACTTAAGGTATCATTTTAGGTAGCGGTGCAATACTTAATGTACCTTTTAGGGTACCAAAAAGATGTACTAAATGATCAATATACCATTTTGTCCCTCTAGATAAATATCACGTAGGTAATTTTAACGAGAAAGTTAACGAAAATACTGTATTAATTTGGTAACGGTGTAATACTTGAGGTACCATTTGgagtaaaaaaataatttgtaggtactaaaaaaaaaactctcgcAATAATTCAGATACTATATAGAGTTTCAATCGTTTATCACTCAAATTTTTTATACCAATCATTGTGCACAGCAGTACCGAAGAATGAGGACACTGCTACTATTATTTGAACTTGAATAATGGATGTTGCGAAAGCAAGTAGAAACAGTATCATCACCATCACCCAACCCCCCAGAAAAGAAGCAAATCCCAGCATTCAAGTGTCAAAGCATTGCTAGCTAGAAAAGTTTGAGCAACAATAAGAGTGAAGAAAAAGTTCACCACCACATCCATACTCTGCTCCAAGCCTCCAACTATGAACAAGACCCATCTGCCAAACTTGTGCGCTATAAGCATGGATATGAAGGTTGAGATTGTACCGACCACACCGGTCATGACTGCTGACAAAAGTGATGCAATTTCACCTATAAGCCAATTGTTCCAAAGAGTATCGGGGCATGAAAGGCTATGACATGATTCTTGTCCATCACTATGCTGGCCGGCCAGTACAAGTCGAGGCCTATTCTTTCTCCCTAGGAATTTCTTGAAAGGGTGTTTGATGGAATGATGGTGTTGAAATGTTGTTTGCTTTGATCATTTGATGAgatatatcttcttcttttttcttttttcttttttttttaaattttttttttttgatgagatACTCTTtacctatttatttatttatttattttctctcactgtgttttttttttttgggcaaaattATGAATTTCACATAAAATTATTAATGTGTTTATAGGAATTTGGATAAGTTGATATGGCATATCGTTTATTTAATCAAAGCAATAATCAACCCACAGAATGATGACAAGAGATACAATTTCTTATTGATCTGTTTGTACTTGGGGCTATGCCTATCTTTTACGTACAGCCATATAAAAATGAAACTTGAGTTTTGTGTATTTACCAAATTTAAGCATCTCAATAGTtccatatcttttttttttttttaaattaattccataTCTTAAAAACTGTCACATTTAGACATTTAGTCACTTGGTTGCCACTTGCCAATGGGGAAAATGGAATAGGCTAGGCTTGTTCTTAATAGACTTTGGCATCAAACAAGCTCTGACGTGGTATGAGGTCACCCTATCTATAGACGTGGTAAGTATTAAGATCTGAATTTCTCATTGAAATCTTCCcccaaattaattatttttctgAAGTTTAATTACAAAATCTAAATATAGTTTATTAGTGAGAGCTCATGAGTTCGACTTATAATAAATTAGTTGttatatttgataaaaaaaaaattcaaataaagtTTGTGACTCATGTATTTGTATGCAATGACCAAATTGGATATCAGAAAACATTAGGGGTTCAAAGGTGAAAATATGTCAATGGATATAAATagtaaacaaaaacaatattgATGGTAGCttaagctatatatatatatatatatatgagtaaaTTATCTGAAATATACCGATCTAACTTTTATTCTCAAAATTCGGATTTAGCATCGAACATACTTgaaaattaatgaaatttttatGTGATTGCgcgtctatatatatattttttttaagtaatgataattttattgataaaagcgCATGTCAAGAAGGCTATTACATACTTACCCGCTGTCACATACTAATCGAAAGAACAAGGCTTCATAGGGGAGCCAAAGTGATACATAAGATAGACCTACTATATTAGAACTTATTACCGCTCACTTATTTAAGGCGAGTCTATAACTATGCCAAACAAAtgcatagtttataggctttaCAACCATAAATAAAACCTATATCTACTCCTGGCCTTGTAAGCTAGGGCTAGGAAGTTTACCTGAAAACAGAACACTCATGACATCTTCAACAGGAACTTTCTTCGCTTTAGGAGGCTTTTAGTATTTGGCTCCCAGAGGtctccctctctttttctttccccCAGGAGGTTCTACATGTACAGTTTTAGGCATCATTACCTCAGCCGACACCAACATAACACCTGGTGTCTTTACTAATCCCAAAGATTTTGCACTAAACTTGGTAGGAATTCGAAAATCATGCATTTTTACCTTCTTGGATGGAGCAATAGGGCTTGTTTTTCCCTCCAGGAAATCAGACATAAAATTGAAGCTTTTTTGGAGAAGGAAAGGACCGATCCCTCGTTGCTTGCAAGTCACTGTCCACGGGTACCAAAGCCAACTCATTGCCATCAGTAGCCTGCCTTTTTTCTGCACTATGAATAACAATAGGTTTGCGTATCTTACTTGTCTTAGCTCCTCCAAACAGAGACTTTCCAACCGGCGGAAGGATAGGGGTGGTGAGACCTTGGAAGTGAAACATTCCATCCTTGAATTGATTTcctgaaaaccctaaaaatgaGCCATTGAGCTCTAGTTTTCTTACCGCCGGTGATGGAGTAGCAGTGACCGGTGGAGCTGCAATTCCACCATTACAAGCTTCTCCCTCATGATACACACGATGACATGTCTTGCATTTGCCCACGAGGTTCTCAAAGAAGAAGTGAACCTCTTGCTCAATCCCTTTGGCGAACTTTAGGGTTTTTTGCATGAAGAAAGGTTTCGAAATTGCATGTGAAACCCTTACCCTAATCTCTCCAGTTGCATCAAAAAGCTTTTGGTCCAGTTCAATGAATTTACCTACAACAGTAGTAGCGGTTGCAATAGTATTCCTTTGTTCATATGCCGACGGCATATTTGTGATGCGAACCCAAAAGAACAAATCCTCCATCTCCACATATCGCAGAGACAATACTCAATCATATTGTTATGTAACAACCAAAGCACGATTGAAACTCCATGGACCACCCATCAATACCTTGTTTCTATCTCCTCAGAGatcaaaggagaaaagaaaacgaTCCTGAGATCATTGTTGAACATTAAAGCCCTTATTCAGCACCCAAATTCGACGAAAATGCCTTTTCAAATCTGCAGCATTCGTTGGCTTTAGTGTCAGAGGTTGTTCCATATTGTCTTTAATACAAATTACATAATatgctttctttttaaataaCTTAGTAAATTCATGTCAGTTACGATGGAGAGTAACTTTTGAAAACAACTTTGACCAAATCATGACATTCAAGAAGTACATGTACTTTCAATGATTATGTGTTGAGATTTGATAGTGGAATTAGACCAGTActtaagagtgtgtttggatgcgGGGAAATACGCtagaatttaattaaaattcGGGATTTCACAATTCCATCTCTCCGATTTCCCCTTTTGGTATCCTATTCCACAAAATTTGTAAATGATGCAGAAGAAAATACGAGGGAGTTGGAGGTCGGGATTTTCGGTTTCAATTCCCTCAAAATTGGATGTTATTTGTCAATTCCTTCCAAGCTAATTCATTGTatgtacctttttttttctacCGAATCATTGTTTATCGACTCTGCAACCATAACCAAAACCCAAATCCCAAATCCTAATAAAAATGGGTGGTGCCAGCAACAGGTTCTTGAGCCTACTCTccaccacaacacaccctttgcctctccatctccaccaccacttcccttgtctcctcctcctccgcttGTCTCGCCACTCGTCCAGTCCCTCACTCTTGTCTCGCCTTCATCATTCTACCCTCTCTTGTCGCTCCTTCCAAATCTGATTGTTAGAGGAGACGGTGTCATCCTTGTTTCACCTCCACTGGACAGCTTGATTATAATTTGGTGAAGGAAAACTGGATTGGGTGACTTGTATTGGGGAAATGGATTGTCGTTATATTTAATAAAAAATGGTTCTGTGTATTCTAATTTTAGTTCTCTAAATGAACAAGATTTTTGAATTACTGTGGCTTCAACTGTACTTCTGAGGTAGCTAAAAAAAAGAATGGGGTTTTATTGAATATGAATttggtgttaaaaaaaaatgacatcTTCTTATTTACTCTATATCTTTTCTTGTTGTTGGTTGTAGCTGTTGCTTTGGTTCATGAGTGATGGTGATGTTGATTTGGTTGCTGCAAAGAGGCATGGAAGCAAAATTTGTAAATAGATTATGTCAAAATTGCTTCACTAGTTTACTATTTACATGAACAAAAGCCTGAAATTTGCTAATATGGTATTATAGGTTCTGAATGATTTATGCTTACTGTTGATGCCACTGTGAATTGGTTATACATGTCATTGCGCTCAttgcttttcttgttttcttcgcTCTTTTGATGAATGCTTTGCTCTGCTCTCATTTTATTGAGCCATAAGTAACACTTGCCATACTTTGAATTCTTGTCATTTTCAAAATTCTATATGATGATATCCAAAAAAAGGAATTCTCAATTACTAGAATTTAATTCCTAGAATCATAATTCTTGTCATTTAAGAATATATGTGGAAATTGAAAATTCttcatccaaacacaccctaAATAGTAGTAGTAGAATGGGAATGTTACTATTCATTCAATAGTGTGCTTCCCATTTTGCCCATCAATTTTCTATGCTCTTTGGCGCTTTTGTCCTCTCAATAGCGTCAAGTTGATAGTATTAACAACACTGTCTCTTACGATGCATAGATTTTTCTTGGATTTGTATATTCCCTAAATCCTCCATCCTAGACAACACACAACCGACCGTGTTTCCAATTCACCCCAGACTAACACTATGACCTTGCAAGCATGGCCATACTTGACCAAGGGAGACAATCAAAACACAGCGTACCAAATCAAATCGGAAAACTAGACTacatgaagaaaacaaaggaaaaaggaCAATGTTTCCTTTTCTCTAGGGCTGCAtgcggattggattggatcagttttgactccaaaccgtctctatgccaaagtaagcggtttagacattttagacaaccggtcattgaaaaaaataagcttaatccgatccaatccaatccatttaaagatggtttggttcggtcggtaAGATGGTTTTAACCTATATAACATTAACGTTTTGTTTAcgaaaaattcatagtaaaatattaaaactcaaTCTCGATAATAAAAATGtaataatcaaaatccaaaactaatattcaaagaacaaaatccaaaatagtttcaaaatgattcacttatttgaGTTTTAAGCCTTTGGGTCTAGGATTCAATAgggtagtatatcattttgagaatcaaattataattagagatttagaacttacttataAAAGACTACGTACccacaaataaatatatatatatatatattatgtatataaatttaaattttttttctattatatttaatacataccgGTCGGTTCTGGTTTCGCggtttaagtaaaagaaaaaccgaaccaagccaattcataaacggtttggttcggtattgaaccgtctttcatattttaacgctaaaaaaccttaaccaaaccatatttaccggtCGGTTTCGACCGATTTGGCCGGTTTGAaccgtgttttgcacacccctacttTTCTCCCCAGAAGTTCTACTACATCTAGGGAGATATAGGAAACACAGTAAAGGCCAAcatcatatcagtccataaccccTAACTAACATCACAAGGTCAGCTTCTCCATTCTACGCAGCATCCCCAGTACTAATTGAAGATCACTTCTTGACTTTGTTCTGGGTTTCCTCGAAGGTGCACAAACACGGCTTTCAACGTTGATGAGGTCGGGGCCGTCGGGCAGAAGCTCACCGTCACAGGCTGGTTCAAAACCACAAGCAAGTACATATCGGTGTGGCACCAGAATACACTGTTCTCAAATCGCCGCATAAGAGCTTCCTTTCCCTACAAAAACCCGAAGATAATGAAGCAAAGCACAGAGATGACCGAATCAATCACTGAACATTTGAATTGCCAAGTTTTTACATCTAACACATGCATCAAAACAATGACTAACTCTTGACCAAAACATAAAAAGCACTAGACCTTACAAAACGAATTCCTAGTACGAGGCAAATCATCTATATCACTTTCATAGCTTCATTACAAACCTGAAGTAAACTTTTAACAAAAAATGAACCAATTAAAAGATTCTTCAAAATAGATTAATGAGAGCCTGGATTTTGGCGCAGGTAACTTGACAAATTTTGTTGTTAAGCTTCACCTTCCACTCTCGGTTGTGGTAGTATTGAAAGAACCTCAAAGCAGCAACCTAACTGGTGAAGTTGACAAAGGCATAACCCAGATTTACAACCCTCTTCTTCTCCCAGTATTGCCTACCATGAGATTAAACAtacacaaaatcaaaaattcacaTACATACATGCAAGAcattaataaagttgaggtttaCATCACTGGCACTCGAGCCCGAAAAGGGTAAACTCACTGGAAATCCATTGGCAAATACACAAAATCGAACTCAGATTTGTACCGAGACTTTTTGTTTTCCTCCTTGCAGTGGCTTCTCAATATGGTCACCAAATTAGTCCTCCTGCAAATGTTAATTAACAGTAATTAATCCAGATTACTATTACGAATCATATAatactactaaaaacacaagcATGTAAATGGTACAAATAAAGACAGGTATTGCATGAAGGGGCCAAGACATGTTTAACACAGAAGGGGTAAAAGTGACAAAAGAGCGACAAAACCATCGGTCAATTCGCTGTTACACGCAAAATGAACAGTAAAGGTCAAAAAAGTCAAAAGCATGTCCAAAATGCCGAGTATATTCGGCGTTTTAAATAGAGAGGAAGAAGTAGTCACCGGAACTGATTGGGAATATTCTTGATCATCGCTGTAGTGCAAAATGGTTTCTGGTCAGATGAACATAAAGGAAAAGGAATGACTTTCCCTTTGCtgctcctcttcttctccaataATTTGTCGTTCCTCCGATCCTTGTGCTCTTCAGGCTTGGCTTTCCATACATGAACGGAAGGACCGGAGACCACATGATGCTTACGACTGACCGGAATATTGTGGTTCATAGTACGGGAAAACTGTCTCACTCTTGGAAGATTATCCATTGTTAATTTGTTACGAGTTTTTGGGATAAATGGTCGCCACTGCCAAGAAGGGTTGCAGAGATAAGTCTGAATGTGAAATGGGTTGGCATTAGGGTTGAGGGGTTTAGTGTACGTGATGGACTGAAAGTGGAAGAAGGGTTTGGCATTTGGGTTGAGAGATTTTGAGGACATGGTGAGGA
Coding sequences:
- the LOC112171631 gene encoding protein MEI2-like 6 — translated: MDNLPRVRQFSRTMNHNIPVSRKHHVVSGPSVHVWKAKPEEHKDRRNDKLLEKKRSSKGKVIPFPLCSSDQKPFCTTAMIKNIPNQFRRTNLVTILRSHCKEENKKSRYKSEFDFVYLPMDFQQYWEKKRVVNLGYAFVNFTS